One part of the Gadus macrocephalus chromosome 8, ASM3116895v1 genome encodes these proteins:
- the LOC132463505 gene encoding polyisoprenoid diphosphate/phosphate phosphohydrolase PLPP6-like — MINTRRNSCRGSISGNSGPATHCRYEVSTSARRRSLSEGPARRRGSSCAYSVFGPPSDDYASSLKQTIFTITIRFMLAVDLWISKKLGVCACEGSSWGGIRPLVRLVEISGHGIPWFIGTLYSLLRGETIAEKEIMLNLAFALLLDLLLVRVVKRFVRRRVPPQTRSDIFSSFFVERYSFPSGHASRAAMCARFILVQLADTTAMRVLVLGWAVAVSLSRLLLARHYVTDVGFGLAMGYCQYSVVERLWVTRDLLLDLLLTLLGRLAGIITYITELYMR; from the exons ATGATAAACACTAGGAGGAACAGTTGTCGTGGAAGTATTTCTGGAAACAGTGGCCCAGCGACTCACTGTAGATATGAGGTTTCGACCTCTGCGCGCCGCCGGTCTCTGTCCGAGGGCCCTGCGCGCCGCAGGGGCTCCAGCTGCGCCTACTCTGTCTTTGGACCACCGAGCGACGATTACGCGTCAAGTCTGAAACAGACGATATTCACCATCACGATCCGGTTCATGTTGGCAGTGGATTTGTGGATCTCAAAGAAACTGGGCGTGTGTGCCTGCGAGGGGTCTTCTTGGGGGGGGATTCGGCCCCTGGTGAGACTCGTGGAAATCTCTGGACACGGGATCCCCTGGTTTATTGGCACACTGTACAGTCTCCTGCGTGGGGAGACCATCGCGGAGAAGGAGATCATGTTGAATCTCGCTTTCG CTCTGCTGCTGGACCTTCTGCTGGTCAGAGTGGTGAAGAGGTTTGTTCGACGCCGTGTCCCGCCGCAGACCCGCTCCGacatcttctcctccttcttcgtGGAGCGCTACTCCTTCCCGTCGGGCCATGCGTCGCGGGCCGCCATGTGCGCCCGCTTCATCCTGGTGCAGCTGGCGGACACGACGGCCATGCGCGTGCTGGTGCTGGGCTGGGCGGTCGCGGTGAGCCTGTCCCGTCTGCTGCTGGCCAGACACTACGTGACGGACGTCGGCTTCGGGCTGGCGATGGGCTACTGCCAGTACAGTGTGGTGGAGAGACTGTGGGTGACACGGGACCTCCTGCTGGACCTCCTGCTGACGCTACTGGGACGGCTGGCGGGGATCATAACCTATATAACAGAGCTATACATGAGATAA
- the LOC132463506 gene encoding peroxiredoxin-6-like isoform X2: MPGLLLGDVFPNFHAETTDGSIQFHDFLGDSWCVLFSHPGDFTPVCTTELGRAARLCAEFTKRGVKMVALSVDSLEDHHDWSKDILAYCSMESERSSLPYPVIADQKRELALALGMMDPDEKDKDGLPLTARCVFIIGPDKRLKLSLLYPASTGRNFDEILRVVDSLQLTATKRVATPADWQPGDSVMVPPSMSEAEASVLFPAGVFTKEVPSKRKYLRYTPQP, translated from the exons ATGCCGGGGTTGCTGCTCGGAGATGTCTTCCCCAACTTCCACGCAGAAACCACTGATGGCTCCATTCAATTCCATGACTTCTTGGGTGATTC ttggtGTGTCCTGTTCTCCCACCCGGGGGACTTCACCCCCGTGTGCACCACCGAGCTGGGCCGCGCTGCACGCCTCTGCGCCGAGTTCACCAAGCGCGGCGTCAAGATGGTGGCCCTGTCCGTGGACAGCCTGGAGGACCACCACGACTGGTCCAAG GACATCCTGgcgtactgcagcatggagtcAGAGAGGTCCTCGCTGCCCTACCCCGTCATCGCCGACCAGAAGAGAgagctggccctggccctgggcaTGATGGACCCCGACGAGAAGGACAAGGACGGCCTGCCCCTCACCGCACGCTGT GTGTTCATCATCGGTCCTGACAAGAGGctgaagctgtctctgctctACCCCGCCTCCACCGGACGCAACTTCGACGAGATCCTGCGGGTCGTGGACTCACTCCAGCTCACCGCCACCAAACGGGTGGCCACGCCCGCAGACTGGCag CCGGGGGACAGTGTGATGGTCCCTCCCAGCATGTCGGAGGCCGAGGCCAGTGTTCTGTTCCCCGCCGGGGTGTTCACCAAGGAGGTGCCCTCCAAGAGGAAGTACCTCCGCTACACCCCCCAGCCCTGA
- the LOC132463506 gene encoding peroxiredoxin-6-like isoform X1, which translates to MPGLLLGDVFPNFHAETTDGSIQFHDFLGDSWCVLFSHPGDFTPVCTTELGRAARLCAEFTKRGVKMVALSVDSLEDHHDWSKDILAYCSMESERSSLPYPVIADQKRELALALGMMDPDEKDKDGLPLTARCVRTSGLYPVTLQPCSQLPSAVFIIGPDKRLKLSLLYPASTGRNFDEILRVVDSLQLTATKRVATPADWQPGDSVMVPPSMSEAEASVLFPAGVFTKEVPSKRKYLRYTPQP; encoded by the exons ATGCCGGGGTTGCTGCTCGGAGATGTCTTCCCCAACTTCCACGCAGAAACCACTGATGGCTCCATTCAATTCCATGACTTCTTGGGTGATTC ttggtGTGTCCTGTTCTCCCACCCGGGGGACTTCACCCCCGTGTGCACCACCGAGCTGGGCCGCGCTGCACGCCTCTGCGCCGAGTTCACCAAGCGCGGCGTCAAGATGGTGGCCCTGTCCGTGGACAGCCTGGAGGACCACCACGACTGGTCCAAG GACATCCTGgcgtactgcagcatggagtcAGAGAGGTCCTCGCTGCCCTACCCCGTCATCGCCGACCAGAAGAGAgagctggccctggccctgggcaTGATGGACCCCGACGAGAAGGACAAGGACGGCCTGCCCCTCACCGCACGCTGTGTGAGGACCTCTGGGCTGTATCCTGTTACTCTCCAGCCCTGTTCACAACTTCCCTCTGCA GTGTTCATCATCGGTCCTGACAAGAGGctgaagctgtctctgctctACCCCGCCTCCACCGGACGCAACTTCGACGAGATCCTGCGGGTCGTGGACTCACTCCAGCTCACCGCCACCAAACGGGTGGCCACGCCCGCAGACTGGCag CCGGGGGACAGTGTGATGGTCCCTCCCAGCATGTCGGAGGCCGAGGCCAGTGTTCTGTTCCCCGCCGGGGTGTTCACCAAGGAGGTGCCCTCCAAGAGGAAGTACCTCCGCTACACCCCCCAGCCCTGA